Proteins from a single region of Lelliottia sp. JS-SCA-14:
- the lplA gene encoding lipoate--protein ligase LplA: protein MTTLRLLISDSYDPWFNLAVEECIFRQMPATQRVLFLWRNADTVVIGRAQNPWKECNTRRMEEDNVRLARRSSGGGAVFHDLGNTCFTFMAGKPEYDKTISTAIVLNALNVLGVTAEASGRNDLVVKTPEGDRKVSGSAYRETKDRGFHHGTLLLNADLSRLANYLNPDKKKLQAKGITSVRGRVANLVELLPGVTHEQICAAIQEAFFDHYGERVEAEVISPDHTPDLPNFAETFARQSSWEWNFGQAPAFSHLLDERFTWGGVELHFDVERGIITRTQVFTDSLNPAPLEALAARLQGCLYRAECLQQACDALIAEFPEQEKELRELSEWVAKAVR from the coding sequence ATGACGACGCTCCGCCTGCTTATCTCTGACTCTTACGATCCCTGGTTCAACCTCGCGGTGGAAGAGTGCATCTTCCGCCAGATGCCTGCCACCCAGCGCGTGCTGTTCCTCTGGCGCAATGCCGATACGGTGGTCATTGGCCGCGCACAGAACCCGTGGAAAGAGTGCAATACGCGACGCATGGAAGAGGACAACGTCCGCCTGGCCCGTCGCAGCAGCGGCGGCGGCGCGGTGTTCCACGACCTCGGGAATACCTGCTTTACCTTTATGGCCGGTAAACCGGAGTACGATAAAACCATCTCCACGGCGATTGTGCTGAACGCCCTGAATGTCCTCGGCGTGACGGCGGAAGCCTCCGGGCGCAACGACCTGGTAGTAAAAACGCCCGAAGGCGACCGGAAAGTCTCCGGCTCGGCCTATCGCGAAACCAAAGATCGCGGTTTCCACCACGGCACTCTGCTGCTCAACGCCGATTTAAGCCGTCTGGCAAACTATCTCAATCCCGATAAGAAAAAGCTGCAGGCCAAGGGGATTACCTCGGTGCGCGGCCGCGTGGCGAATCTGGTTGAGCTGTTGCCCGGCGTGACCCACGAACAGATCTGCGCGGCGATCCAGGAGGCGTTCTTTGACCATTACGGCGAGCGCGTCGAGGCGGAAGTGATCTCCCCGGACCACACCCCGGACCTGCCGAATTTTGCCGAGACCTTTGCGCGTCAGAGCAGTTGGGAGTGGAACTTCGGTCAGGCTCCGGCGTTCTCGCATCTGCTGGATGAGCGTTTTACCTGGGGCGGCGTGGAGCTACATTTCGACGTCGAGCGCGGCATCATTACGCGCACGCAGGTGTTTACCGATAGTCTGAACCCGGCCCCGCTGGAAGCGCTGGCAGCCCGATTGCAGGGATGTTTGTATCGTGCGGAGTGTTTGCAGCAGGCGTGTGATGCGCTGATAGCAGAATTCCCGGAGCAGGAAAAAGAGTTGCGGGAGTTGTCAGAGTGGGTGGCGAAAGCGGTGAGATGA
- a CDS encoding YtjB family periplasmic protein: MARAKLKFRLHRAVIVLSCLALLVALMQGASWFSQNHQRQRNPQLEELARTLARQVTLSVAPAMRTETPDDKRIAQILRQITENSRILDAGVYDEEGDLIARAGEHVDVRDRLALDGKKAGGYFNQQIVEPIQGKNGPLGYLRLTLDTHTLPTEAKQVDNTTNILRLMLLLSLAIGVVLTRTLLQGKRTRWQQSPFLLTASKSVPEEEESEKKE; this comes from the coding sequence ATGGCTCGCGCAAAACTGAAATTCCGGCTACATCGTGCAGTGATTGTCCTGTCCTGCCTCGCGCTTCTGGTGGCGCTGATGCAAGGGGCATCCTGGTTTAGCCAGAATCATCAACGACAACGTAATCCACAGCTCGAAGAGCTGGCGCGTACCCTCGCCCGCCAGGTGACCCTGAGCGTCGCACCGGCGATGCGCACCGAGACGCCGGACGATAAACGCATTGCGCAAATCCTGCGTCAGATTACGGAAAACAGCCGCATTCTGGACGCGGGCGTGTACGACGAAGAGGGCGATCTCATTGCCCGCGCCGGTGAGCACGTTGACGTCCGCGACCGGCTGGCGCTGGACGGCAAAAAGGCCGGCGGCTATTTCAATCAGCAAATCGTCGAGCCGATTCAGGGCAAAAATGGCCCGCTCGGCTATCTGCGTCTGACCCTCGACACCCACACCCTGCCGACCGAAGCCAAACAGGTGGATAACACCACCAACATTCTGCGTCTGATGTTACTCCTTTCGCTGGCGATTGGCGTGGTGTTAACGCGCACGCTGTTGCAGGGCAAACGCACGCGCTGGCAGCAGTCGCCATTCCTGCTGACGGCCAGCAAATCGGTGCCGGAAGAGGAAGAGAGCGAGAAGAAAGAATAG
- the serB gene encoding phosphoserine phosphatase, whose product MPNITWCDLTDDVSLWPGLPLSLSGDEVMPLDYHAGRSGWLLYGRGLDKQRLTQYQTKLGAAMVIVAAWCVEDYQVLRLAGSLTQRATRLAHEAGLDVAPLGKIPHLKTPGLLVMDMDSTAIQIECIDEIAKLAGSGEMVAEVTERAMRGELDFSASLKQRVATLKGADANILRQVRDELPLMPGLTQLVLKLETLGWKVAIASGGFTFFADYLRDKLRLTTVVANELEIRDGKLTGEVIGDIVDAQYKANTLTRLAEKFEIPVAQTVAIGDGANDLPMIKVAGLGIAYHAKPKVNEKTEVTIRHADLMGVFCILSGSVNQK is encoded by the coding sequence ATGCCGAACATTACCTGGTGCGACCTGACCGATGACGTCTCTTTATGGCCAGGATTGCCGCTCTCATTAAGTGGCGACGAGGTCATGCCTCTGGACTACCATGCGGGGCGTAGCGGCTGGCTGCTGTATGGCCGTGGCCTGGATAAGCAGCGCCTGACGCAATACCAAACCAAGCTCGGCGCGGCGATGGTGATCGTGGCGGCCTGGTGCGTGGAAGATTATCAGGTGCTGCGTCTGGCCGGTTCGCTGACGCAGCGCGCCACCCGTCTGGCACATGAAGCCGGGCTGGATGTGGCTCCGCTGGGGAAAATCCCGCATCTGAAAACGCCAGGGCTGCTGGTGATGGATATGGATTCGACTGCCATCCAGATTGAGTGCATCGACGAAATCGCCAAACTGGCCGGCAGCGGCGAGATGGTGGCGGAAGTGACCGAGCGCGCGATGCGCGGCGAACTCGATTTTTCCGCCAGCCTGAAACAGCGCGTCGCCACCCTGAAAGGGGCCGATGCCAACATTCTGCGCCAGGTGCGCGACGAACTGCCGTTAATGCCAGGCCTCACTCAGCTGGTGCTGAAGCTTGAAACGCTCGGCTGGAAAGTGGCGATTGCCTCCGGCGGGTTCACCTTCTTTGCGGACTACCTGCGCGACAAACTGCGTTTGACCACGGTGGTGGCCAACGAGCTGGAGATCCGCGACGGTAAACTGACCGGGGAAGTGATCGGCGATATCGTGGATGCGCAGTACAAAGCCAACACCCTCACGCGCCTGGCGGAAAAATTCGAAATCCCTGTCGCGCAGACCGTTGCCATCGGCGACGGCGCGAACGATCTGCCGATGATCAAAGTGGCGGGTCTGGGCATCGCCTATCATGCCAAGCCAAAAGTAAACGAAAAGACGGAAGTCACCATTCGTCATGCTGATCTGATGGGCGTGTTCTGCATCCTGTCCGGCAGCGTGAATCAGAAATAA
- the radA gene encoding DNA repair protein RadA: protein MAKAPKRAFVCNECGADYPRWQGQCSACHAWNTITEVRVAASPTVARNERLTGYAGNAGVSKVQKLSEISLDEVPRFSTGFKEFDRVLGGGVVPGSAILIGGNPGAGKSTLLLQTLCKLSEQMKTLYVTGEESLQQVAMRAHRLGLPTGNLNMLSETSIEQICMIADEEQPKLMVIDSIQVMHMADIQSSPGSVAQVRETAAYLTRFAKTRGVAIVMVGHVTKDGSLAGPKVLEHCIDCSVMLDGDADSRFRTLRSHKNRFGAVNELGVFAMTEQGLREVSNPSAIFLSRGEEETPGSSVMVLWEGTRPLLVEIQALVDQSMMGNPRRVAVGLEQNRLAILLAVLHRHGGLQMADQDVFVNVVGGVKVTETSADLALLLAMVSSLRNRPLPQDLVVFGEVGLAGEIRPVPSGQERISEAAKHGFRRAIVPAANVPKKVPEGMKIFPVKKLSDALNVFDDI from the coding sequence GTGGCGAAAGCTCCAAAACGCGCATTTGTCTGTAATGAATGTGGTGCGGATTATCCGCGCTGGCAGGGGCAGTGCAGCGCCTGTCATGCCTGGAACACCATCACCGAAGTGCGCGTGGCCGCTTCGCCAACCGTGGCCCGCAACGAGCGTCTGACGGGCTATGCGGGCAACGCCGGCGTCTCGAAAGTGCAAAAACTTTCTGAGATCAGCCTCGATGAAGTGCCGCGCTTCTCCACCGGTTTTAAAGAGTTTGACCGCGTCCTGGGCGGCGGCGTGGTGCCGGGCAGCGCAATCCTGATCGGCGGTAACCCCGGTGCCGGTAAATCGACGCTGCTGCTGCAAACCCTGTGCAAGCTCTCTGAGCAGATGAAAACCCTGTATGTCACCGGGGAAGAGTCGCTGCAACAGGTGGCGATGCGCGCGCACCGTCTCGGTCTGCCGACCGGCAATCTCAACATGCTGTCGGAAACCAGCATCGAACAGATCTGCATGATCGCCGATGAAGAGCAGCCGAAGCTGATGGTCATCGACTCCATCCAGGTGATGCACATGGCGGACATTCAGTCCTCGCCGGGCAGCGTGGCCCAGGTGCGCGAGACGGCGGCTTATCTGACGCGCTTCGCCAAAACGCGCGGCGTGGCGATCGTGATGGTCGGCCACGTCACCAAAGACGGCTCGCTGGCCGGTCCGAAAGTGCTGGAGCACTGCATCGACTGCTCGGTGATGCTCGACGGCGACGCTGATTCTCGCTTTCGCACCCTGCGCAGCCACAAAAACCGTTTTGGTGCGGTGAATGAACTGGGCGTTTTCGCCATGACCGAACAGGGGCTGCGTGAAGTTAGCAATCCGTCGGCGATTTTCCTCAGCCGTGGCGAAGAAGAGACGCCGGGCAGTTCGGTGATGGTGCTCTGGGAAGGGACGCGCCCGCTGCTGGTTGAGATTCAGGCGCTGGTGGATCAGTCGATGATGGGTAACCCGCGTCGCGTCGCGGTCGGCCTTGAGCAAAACCGCTTAGCGATTCTGCTGGCGGTACTGCACCGCCACGGTGGGCTACAGATGGCGGATCAGGACGTGTTCGTCAACGTGGTCGGCGGCGTGAAAGTGACCGAAACCAGTGCTGACCTGGCGCTGCTGCTGGCGATGGTCTCCAGCCTGCGCAACCGACCGTTGCCTCAGGATCTGGTGGTCTTTGGCGAAGTGGGGCTGGCAGGGGAAATTCGCCCGGTCCCGAGCGGACAGGAGCGTATCTCCGAAGCGGCGAAACACGGTTTCCGTCGCGCGATTGTGCCTGCTGCCAACGTGCCGAAAAAAGTGCCGGAAGGGATGAAAATTTTCCCCGTCAAAAAACTCTCCGATGCGTTAAATGTTTTTGACGACATATAA
- the nadR gene encoding multifunctional transcriptional regulator/nicotinamide-nucleotide adenylyltransferase/ribosylnicotinamide kinase NadR: protein MSTFDYLKTAIRQKGCTLQQVAEASGMTKGYLSQLLNAKIKSPSAQKLEALHRFLGLEFPRMQKNIGVVFGKFYPLHTGHIYLIQRACSQVDELHIIMGYDDTRDRALFEDSAMSQQPTVSDRLRWLLQTFKYQKNIRIHAFNEEGMEPYPHGWDVWSNGIKAFMEEKGIAPNWIYTSEESDAPQFREHLGTETVLIDPKRTFMNISGGQIRENPFRYWEYIPTEVKPFFVRTVAILGGESSGKSTLVNKLANIFNTSSAWEYGRDYVFSHLGGDEMALQYSDYDKIALGHAQYIDFAVKYANKVAFVDTDFVTTQAFCKKYEGREHPFVQALIDEYRFDLVILLENNTPWVADGMRSLGSSVDRKEFQTMLVDMLRENNVEFVHVEESDYDGRFLRCVELVKELMGERE, encoded by the coding sequence ATGTCAACATTTGACTACCTGAAAACCGCGATCCGCCAGAAGGGCTGCACGTTGCAGCAGGTGGCGGAAGCCAGCGGAATGACCAAGGGCTATTTAAGCCAGCTTCTGAATGCCAAAATCAAAAGCCCGAGCGCGCAAAAGCTGGAAGCTTTGCACCGCTTTCTGGGCCTCGAATTCCCGCGCATGCAAAAGAACATCGGCGTGGTGTTTGGCAAGTTCTACCCGCTGCACACCGGCCATATCTATCTGATCCAGCGTGCCTGTAGTCAGGTGGATGAGCTGCACATCATCATGGGCTACGACGACACGCGTGACCGTGCCCTGTTCGAGGACAGCGCCATGTCCCAGCAGCCGACCGTCTCGGACCGTTTGCGCTGGCTGCTCCAGACCTTTAAATACCAAAAAAATATTCGCATTCATGCCTTTAACGAAGAGGGCATGGAGCCATATCCGCACGGCTGGGATGTGTGGAGTAACGGCATTAAAGCCTTTATGGAAGAGAAGGGGATCGCCCCGAACTGGATCTACACCTCTGAAGAGTCCGATGCGCCGCAGTTCCGCGAGCATCTGGGCACCGAAACGGTGCTGATCGACCCTAAGCGCACCTTCATGAACATCAGCGGCGGGCAGATCCGCGAAAACCCGTTCCGCTACTGGGAATACATCCCGACAGAAGTGAAGCCCTTCTTTGTGCGCACGGTGGCGATTCTGGGCGGCGAATCAAGCGGTAAATCGACGCTGGTCAACAAGCTGGCGAACATCTTCAACACCAGCAGCGCGTGGGAGTATGGGCGGGATTACGTCTTCTCGCACCTCGGCGGTGACGAGATGGCGCTCCAGTATTCCGACTACGACAAAATCGCGCTGGGCCACGCTCAGTACATTGATTTCGCGGTGAAATACGCCAACAAAGTGGCATTTGTCGATACGGATTTTGTCACCACCCAGGCGTTCTGTAAAAAGTACGAAGGGCGCGAGCACCCGTTCGTGCAGGCGCTGATTGACGAGTACCGGTTCGACCTGGTGATCCTGCTGGAAAACAACACCCCGTGGGTCGCCGACGGAATGCGCAGCCTCGGCAGTTCCGTCGACCGCAAAGAGTTCCAGACCATGCTGGTGGATATGCTGCGCGAGAATAACGTCGAGTTCGTTCACGTCGAGGAGTCGGACTACGATGGCCGGTTTCTGCGCTGCGTCGAGCTGGTGAAGGAGTTGATGGGGGAGCGGGAGTAA